One part of the Lapillicoccus jejuensis genome encodes these proteins:
- the rplW gene encoding 50S ribosomal protein L23 — MSSIHAKDPRDILIAPVVSEKSYGLLDEGKYTFLVDPRSNKTEIKIAVEQVFGVKVESVHTLNRQGKARRTRFGIGRRKDTKRAIVTLKEGSIDIFGASA, encoded by the coding sequence GTGAGCAGCATCCACGCGAAGGACCCCCGCGACATCCTCATCGCCCCGGTGGTGTCGGAGAAGTCGTACGGCCTGCTCGACGAGGGCAAGTACACGTTCCTCGTCGACCCGCGCTCGAACAAGACCGAGATCAAGATCGCGGTCGAGCAGGTGTTCGGCGTCAAGGTCGAGTCGGTCCACACGCTCAACCGCCAGGGCAAGGCCCGCCGGACCCGCTTCGGGATCGGTCGCCGCAAGGACACCAAGCGCGCGATCGTCACCCTCAAGGAAGGGTCCATCGACATCTTCGGCGCGAGCGCCTGA
- the rpsQ gene encoding 30S ribosomal protein S17 encodes MSENTQDSAAAQDSSESSVRSDRKTRQGYVVSDKMTKTVVVEVEDRVKHALYGKVLRRSSRIKAHDEAFGASVGDRVLIMETRPLSATKRWRVVEILEKAK; translated from the coding sequence ATGAGCGAGAACACCCAGGACAGCGCCGCGGCGCAGGACTCCTCCGAGTCCTCGGTGCGCAGCGACCGCAAGACCCGACAGGGTTACGTCGTCAGCGACAAGATGACCAAGACCGTCGTCGTCGAGGTCGAGGACCGCGTCAAGCACGCGCTCTACGGCAAGGTGCTGCGCCGCAGCAGCCGCATCAAGGCGCACGACGAGGCCTTCGGTGCCTCGGTCGGCGACCGCGTCCTCATCATGGAGACCCGCCCGCTCTCGGCGACGAAGCGCTGGCGAGTCGTGGAGATTCTGGAGAAGGCCAAGTGA
- the rpsS gene encoding 30S ribosomal protein S19 — MPRSLKKGPFIDDHLQKKVDAQNEGGTKNVIKTWSRRSVISPDMLGHTLAVHDGRKHVPVFVTESMVGHKLGEFAPTRTFKGHVKDDKKGRRR, encoded by the coding sequence ATGCCTCGTAGCCTGAAGAAGGGCCCCTTCATCGACGACCACCTTCAGAAGAAGGTGGACGCCCAGAACGAAGGCGGCACGAAGAACGTCATCAAGACCTGGTCGCGTCGGTCGGTCATCAGCCCCGACATGCTCGGTCACACCCTCGCCGTGCACGACGGCCGCAAGCACGTCCCGGTGTTCGTCACCGAGTCGATGGTCGGCCACAAGCTCGGCGAGTTCGCCCCCACGCGCACCTTCAAGGGTCACGTGAAGGACGACAAGAAGGGGCGTCGTCGCTGA
- the rplV gene encoding 50S ribosomal protein L22: MSAQASARHVRVTPMKARRVVDLIRGKAATEAVATLRFAPQSAAEPVRKVVESAIANARVKADRDSVAFDERRLVIEAAYVDEGPTMKRFRPRAQGRASRINKRTSHITVVVAQSQKSTSKAGGR; the protein is encoded by the coding sequence GTGTCGGCCCAGGCCAGCGCGCGCCACGTGCGCGTCACGCCGATGAAGGCCCGCCGGGTCGTCGACCTCATCCGCGGCAAGGCCGCCACCGAGGCCGTCGCCACCCTGCGCTTCGCCCCCCAGTCGGCCGCCGAGCCCGTGCGCAAGGTCGTCGAGAGCGCCATCGCCAACGCCCGCGTCAAGGCCGACCGCGACTCGGTCGCCTTCGACGAGCGCCGCCTGGTCATCGAGGCCGCGTACGTCGACGAGGGCCCGACGATGAAGCGGTTCCGCCCCCGCGCCCAGGGCCGCGCGTCGCGCATCAACAAGCGCACGAGCCACATCACGGTGGTCGTCGCGCAGTCCCAGAAGTCCACGAGCAAGGCAGGAGGCCGCTGA
- the rpsH gene encoding 30S ribosomal protein S8: protein MTMTDPIADMLTRVRNANSAHHDVVSMPFSKLKSHIAEILQAEGYIAGWKVEDAEVGRTLTIDLKYGPNRERSIAGVRRVSKPGLRVYAKSTNLPKVLGGLGVAIISTSSGLLTDKQAAQKGVGGEVLAYVW from the coding sequence ATGACCATGACCGACCCGATCGCGGACATGCTGACCCGCGTGCGGAACGCCAACTCGGCGCACCACGACGTGGTGTCCATGCCGTTCTCGAAGCTCAAGTCCCACATCGCCGAGATCCTCCAGGCCGAGGGCTACATCGCCGGCTGGAAGGTCGAGGACGCCGAGGTCGGCCGGACGCTGACCATCGACCTCAAGTACGGCCCCAACCGGGAGCGCTCCATCGCCGGCGTCCGCCGCGTGAGCAAGCCCGGCCTGCGGGTCTACGCGAAGTCGACCAACCTGCCCAAGGTCCTCGGTGGTCTGGGCGTCGCCATCATCTCGACGTCCTCGGGTCTCCTGACGGACAAGCAGGCCGCGCAGAAGGGCGTCGGCGGGGAAGTCCTCGCCTACGTCTGGTGA
- a CDS encoding VOC family protein, translating to MTSVDATSGLHLRWVDVSLDVPRADVRRAAGFWAAATGGHLSPWRDDGRFVTVVPPAGRPVLRLQAVDDGPVGWHPDLRVGDPERAVAHARARGARVVGRRPGVVVLATPGGQPLCVTGDGEGTGDARPDPTGEPPTRVDQLALDLPPDRAEVDAAFWAGLTGWERVVGRRPELAVLRPEGFGAGPAPQRGVPVRLLLHSLGEDERGRAPWAHLDLAAGSDPAVRRRAVAAHVALGATVVRDTPGWTVLVDPVGATYCLTGRDPLTGAVAPVP from the coding sequence GTGACGTCCGTGGACGCGACGTCGGGCCTGCACCTGCGCTGGGTGGACGTCTCGCTCGACGTGCCCCGGGCCGACGTCCGCCGGGCCGCGGGCTTCTGGGCGGCGGCGACCGGCGGGCACCTGTCGCCGTGGCGTGACGACGGCCGCTTCGTCACGGTCGTGCCGCCGGCCGGGCGGCCGGTGCTGCGGCTGCAGGCCGTCGACGACGGACCCGTCGGCTGGCACCCCGACCTGCGCGTCGGCGACCCGGAGCGGGCCGTGGCCCACGCCCGCGCCCGGGGGGCCCGGGTCGTCGGGCGGCGTCCCGGCGTGGTCGTCCTCGCGACCCCCGGTGGGCAGCCCCTCTGCGTCACCGGCGACGGGGAGGGTACGGGCGACGCCCGCCCGGACCCGACCGGGGAGCCGCCGACGCGCGTCGACCAGCTCGCCCTCGACCTGCCGCCGGACCGCGCCGAGGTCGACGCGGCCTTCTGGGCGGGCCTCACGGGCTGGGAGCGCGTGGTGGGCCGGCGCCCCGAGCTCGCCGTGCTGCGCCCGGAGGGCTTCGGGGCGGGTCCCGCCCCCCAGCGCGGGGTGCCGGTGCGGCTGCTGCTGCACAGCCTGGGGGAGGACGAGCGGGGGAGGGCGCCGTGGGCGCACCTCGACCTCGCGGCCGGCAGCGACCCCGCCGTACGGCGTCGCGCCGTCGCCGCCCACGTGGCCCTCGGGGCCACGGTCGTGCGCGACACCCCGGGGTGGACGGTCCTGGTGGACCCGGTCGGGGCGACGTACTGTCTCACCGGGCGCGACCCCCTCACGGGAGCGGTCGCGCCGGTCCCCTGA
- the rplN gene encoding 50S ribosomal protein L14, protein MIQQETRLRVADNTGAKEILCIRVLGGSGRRYAGIGDTIVATVKDAIPGGNVKSGDVVKAVIVRTVKERRRPDGSYIKFDENAAVILRADGDPRGTRIFGPVGRELRDKRFMKIVSLAPEVL, encoded by the coding sequence GTGATCCAGCAGGAGACGCGACTGCGCGTCGCCGACAACACCGGTGCCAAGGAGATCCTCTGCATCCGGGTGCTCGGTGGGTCCGGTCGGCGCTACGCCGGCATCGGGGACACCATCGTCGCCACGGTCAAGGACGCGATCCCCGGGGGCAACGTCAAGTCGGGTGACGTCGTCAAGGCCGTCATCGTGCGCACCGTCAAGGAGCGCCGGCGTCCGGACGGCTCGTACATCAAGTTCGACGAGAACGCCGCGGTGATCCTGCGCGCCGACGGGGACCCGCGCGGTACGCGCATCTTCGGTCCGGTCGGTCGCGAGCTGCGCGACAAGCGCTTCATGAAGATCGTCTCGCTGGCGCCGGAGGTGCTCTGA
- the rpmC gene encoding 50S ribosomal protein L29, translating into MAVGTKDLAPDSLRSFDDNRLVDELRKAKEELFNLRFQSATGQLDNHGRLRAVRRDIARIYTEMRERELGIGSAPAAPAEEPTETTKAKKSKKAQDEA; encoded by the coding sequence ATGGCCGTCGGGACCAAGGACCTCGCTCCTGACTCGCTGCGCAGCTTCGACGACAACCGTCTCGTCGACGAGCTCCGCAAGGCGAAGGAGGAGCTGTTCAACCTCCGATTCCAGTCCGCCACGGGCCAGCTGGACAACCACGGCCGGCTCCGTGCCGTCCGTCGCGACATCGCGCGGATCTACACCGAGATGCGCGAGCGCGAGCTCGGGATCGGCTCGGCCCCCGCCGCCCCGGCGGAGGAGCCGACCGAGACCACGAAGGCGAAGAAGTCGAAGAAGGCGCAGGACGAGGCATGA
- the rplE gene encoding 50S ribosomal protein L5: MATATAPRLKARYQDEIKSSLHQQFGYGNVMQVPGVVKVVVNMGVGEAARDSKLIEGAVRDLEAITGQKPVVTRARKSIAQFKLREGMPIGAHTTLRGDRMWEFLDRLVSIALPRIRDFRGLNGNQFDGHGNYTFGLNEQSMFHEIDQDRIDRVRGMDITVVTTAANDDEGRALLKALGFPFKEN; the protein is encoded by the coding sequence ATGGCGACCGCCACCGCTCCGCGCCTCAAGGCGCGCTACCAGGACGAGATCAAGTCGTCCCTGCACCAGCAGTTCGGCTACGGCAACGTCATGCAGGTGCCGGGCGTCGTCAAGGTCGTCGTCAACATGGGTGTCGGCGAGGCCGCTCGCGACTCCAAGCTCATCGAGGGCGCCGTGCGCGACCTCGAGGCGATCACCGGCCAGAAGCCGGTCGTCACCCGGGCCCGCAAGTCGATCGCGCAGTTCAAGCTGCGCGAGGGCATGCCGATCGGCGCGCACACCACGCTGCGCGGTGACCGCATGTGGGAGTTCCTCGACCGCCTCGTGTCCATCGCGCTGCCGCGCATCCGCGACTTCCGCGGCCTGAACGGCAACCAGTTCGACGGTCACGGCAACTACACGTTCGGCCTCAACGAGCAGTCGATGTTCCACGAGATCGACCAGGACCGCATCGACCGCGTCCGCGGCATGGACATCACCGTGGTCACCACGGCGGCGAACGACGACGAGGGACGCGCGCTGCTCAAGGCGCTGGGCTTCCCGTTCAAGGAGAACTGA
- the rplB gene encoding 50S ribosomal protein L2, with amino-acid sequence MGIRNYKPTTPGRRGSSVADFVEVTRSTPEKSLVRPLTKSGGRNSSGRITTRHIGGGHKRAYRVIDFRRHDKDGVPATVAHIEYDPNRTARIALLHYADGEKRYILAPNRLKQGDRIENGPSADIKPGNSLPLRNIPVGTVVHAIELKPGGGAKIARSAGSRVQLVAKDGPYAQLRMPSGEVRNVDLRCRATVGEVGNSEQSNINWGKAGRMRWKGKRPTVRGVAMNPIDHPHGGGEGKTSGGRHPVSPWGQPEGRTRRPNKESDKLIVRRRRTGKKR; translated from the coding sequence ATGGGTATCCGTAACTACAAGCCGACCACGCCGGGCCGTCGCGGCTCGTCGGTCGCCGACTTCGTCGAGGTCACGCGCTCGACGCCGGAGAAGTCGCTGGTCCGCCCGCTCACCAAGAGCGGTGGCCGCAACTCCTCGGGCCGCATCACCACCCGGCACATCGGTGGCGGTCACAAGCGCGCCTACCGCGTCATCGACTTCCGTCGCCACGACAAGGACGGCGTCCCCGCGACCGTCGCCCACATCGAGTACGACCCCAACCGCACCGCGCGCATCGCGCTGCTGCACTACGCCGACGGCGAGAAGCGCTACATCCTGGCGCCGAACCGCCTCAAGCAGGGTGACCGGATCGAGAACGGCCCCTCGGCCGACATCAAGCCGGGCAACAGCCTGCCGCTGCGCAACATCCCGGTCGGTACGGTCGTGCACGCCATCGAGCTCAAGCCCGGCGGCGGCGCCAAGATCGCCCGCTCCGCCGGCTCGCGCGTCCAGCTCGTCGCCAAGGACGGCCCCTACGCGCAGCTGCGCATGCCGTCCGGCGAGGTCCGCAACGTCGACCTGCGCTGCCGCGCCACGGTCGGCGAGGTGGGCAACTCCGAGCAGTCGAACATCAACTGGGGCAAGGCCGGCCGCATGCGGTGGAAGGGCAAGCGCCCGACCGTCCGCGGTGTCGCCATGAACCCGATCGACCACCCGCACGGTGGTGGAGAGGGCAAGACCTCCGGTGGTCGCCACCCGGTGAGCCCGTGGGGTCAGCCGGAGGGACGCACGCGTCGCCCCAACAAGGAGAGCGACAAGCTCATCGTCCGCCGCCGTCGTACCGGCAAGAAGCGCTGA
- the rplD gene encoding 50S ribosomal protein L4 yields the protein MATTNADLPAEIFDVQTNVPLIHQVVVAQLAAARQGTHSTKTRGEVRGGGAKPYRQKGTGRARQGSTRAPQFTGGGVVHGPQPRDYSQRTPKKMKAAALRGALSDRARHGRVHVVDGIVTGEAPSAKAARATLSGLTERASLLVVLTRTDEVAWKSVRNLSDVHVLAVDQLNTYDVLCAEDVVFTQAALDAFVAGPKAAAADVQEDGK from the coding sequence ATGGCGACCACGAACGCCGATCTCCCCGCGGAGATCTTCGACGTCCAGACCAACGTCCCGCTCATCCACCAGGTCGTCGTCGCGCAGCTCGCGGCGGCCCGCCAGGGCACGCACTCGACCAAGACGCGCGGCGAGGTCCGCGGTGGCGGCGCCAAGCCGTACCGGCAGAAGGGCACCGGCCGCGCCCGTCAGGGCTCGACCCGCGCGCCGCAGTTCACCGGTGGTGGCGTCGTGCACGGCCCGCAGCCGCGCGACTACAGCCAGCGGACCCCCAAGAAGATGAAGGCCGCCGCCCTGCGCGGGGCCCTGTCCGACCGGGCCCGCCACGGCCGCGTGCACGTCGTCGACGGCATCGTCACCGGCGAGGCCCCCTCGGCCAAGGCCGCCCGCGCGACGCTCTCGGGTCTCACCGAGCGCGCCTCGCTCCTCGTCGTGCTGACCCGCACCGACGAGGTGGCCTGGAAGAGCGTGCGCAACCTCAGCGACGTCCACGTCCTGGCCGTCGACCAGCTCAACACGTACGACGTGCTCTGCGCGGAGGACGTCGTCTTCACCCAGGCCGCGCTCGACGCCTTCGTCGCCGGCCCGAAGGCCGCCGCGGCCGACGTGCAGGAGGACGGCAAGTGA
- the rpsC gene encoding 30S ribosomal protein S3 gives MGQKVNPHGFRLGITTEHQSRWFADSTKTGQRYRDYVKEDVAIRKLMSTGMERAGISRVEIERTRDRVRVDIHTARPGIVIGRRGAEADRIRGELEKLTGKQVQLNILEVKNPEVDSQLVAQGIAEQLAARVTFRRAMRKGMQSATRAGAKGIRVQCSGRLGGAEMSRSEFYREGRVPLHTLRANIDYGFYEARTPFGRIGVKVWIYKGDVTARELAQQQATAPRAPRGPRRDGAERPTRARRDRDAAPAGDATAAPAEASAESATPSSTTEQG, from the coding sequence ATGGGTCAGAAGGTCAACCCGCACGGGTTCCGCCTCGGCATCACCACGGAGCACCAGAGCCGGTGGTTCGCCGACTCCACCAAGACGGGTCAGCGCTACCGCGACTACGTCAAGGAGGACGTCGCGATCCGCAAGCTCATGTCCACGGGCATGGAGCGCGCCGGCATCTCGCGCGTCGAGATCGAGCGCACCCGCGACCGCGTCCGCGTGGACATCCACACGGCGCGCCCGGGCATCGTCATCGGCCGCCGCGGCGCCGAGGCCGACCGCATCCGCGGCGAGCTCGAGAAGCTCACGGGCAAGCAGGTCCAGCTGAACATCCTCGAGGTCAAGAACCCCGAGGTCGACTCCCAGCTGGTCGCCCAGGGCATCGCCGAGCAGCTCGCCGCCCGCGTCACGTTCCGTCGCGCCATGCGCAAGGGCATGCAGTCGGCCACCCGCGCCGGCGCCAAGGGCATCCGCGTGCAGTGCTCCGGCCGCCTCGGCGGCGCGGAGATGTCGCGCTCGGAGTTCTACCGCGAGGGTCGCGTCCCGCTGCACACGCTGCGCGCCAACATCGACTACGGCTTCTACGAGGCCCGTACGCCGTTCGGCCGCATCGGCGTCAAGGTGTGGATCTACAAGGGCGACGTCACCGCGCGTGAGCTCGCCCAGCAGCAGGCCACCGCGCCGCGCGCGCCCCGTGGTCCTCGCCGCGACGGCGCCGAGCGCCCGACCCGCGCCCGCCGTGACCGCGACGCCGCCCCCGCGGGCGACGCCACCGCCGCTCCCGCCGAGGCCTCGGCGGAGTCGGCCACCCCGTCCAGCACCACCGAGCAGGGCTGA
- the rpsJ gene encoding 30S ribosomal protein S10 has translation MAGQKIRIRLKSYDHEVIDSSARKIVDTVTRAGATVVGPVPLPTEKNVFVVIRSPHKYKDSREHFEMRTHKRLIDIIDPTPKAVDSLMRLDLPADVNIEIKL, from the coding sequence ATGGCGGGACAGAAGATCCGCATCCGGCTGAAGTCGTACGACCACGAGGTCATCGACAGCTCGGCGCGCAAGATCGTTGACACGGTGACCCGTGCCGGTGCCACGGTGGTCGGCCCGGTGCCGCTGCCCACGGAGAAGAACGTCTTCGTCGTCATCCGGTCGCCCCACAAGTACAAGGACAGCCGCGAGCACTTCGAGATGCGCACGCACAAGCGGCTGATCGACATCATCGACCCGACGCCGAAGGCCGTCGACTCGCTCATGCGGCTCGACCTGCCCGCCGACGTCAACATCGAGATCAAGCTCTGA
- the rplP gene encoding 50S ribosomal protein L16 — translation MLIPRRVKHRKQHHPGRSGAAKGGTAISFGDYGIQALEPAYVTNRQIESARIAMTRYMKRGGKVWINIYPDRPLTKKPAETRMGSGKGSPEWWIANIKPGRVMFELSGVSEPVAREALRLAMHKLPMKCRFVRREGGDI, via the coding sequence ATGTTGATCCCCCGTCGAGTCAAGCACCGCAAGCAGCACCACCCGGGTCGCTCGGGCGCTGCCAAGGGCGGCACCGCGATCTCCTTCGGTGACTACGGCATCCAGGCCCTCGAGCCGGCCTACGTCACCAACCGCCAGATCGAGTCCGCTCGTATCGCCATGACCCGCTACATGAAGCGTGGCGGCAAGGTCTGGATCAACATCTACCCGGACCGTCCGCTCACCAAGAAGCCGGCCGAGACCCGCATGGGTTCCGGCAAGGGTTCGCCCGAGTGGTGGATCGCCAACATCAAGCCCGGCCGCGTCATGTTCGAGCTGTCCGGCGTCTCCGAGCCCGTGGCCCGCGAGGCCCTGCGCCTGGCGATGCACAAGCTCCCCATGAAGTGCCGCTTCGTCCGCCGTGAGGGTGGTGACATCTGA
- the rplC gene encoding 50S ribosomal protein L3 — MTDTTVKNVKGLLGEKLGMTQVWDEAGRLVPVTVIKAGPCVVTQLRDEATDGYGAVQIAYGDIDPRKVNKPMKGHFEKAGVTPRRYLIELRTADAGEYALGQELSAETFEAGQKIDASATTKGKGFAGVMKRHGFKGVSSSHGAHRNHRKPGSIGGCSTPGRVFKGMRMAGRMGGVRQTTQNLTIHAVDADKGLLLVKGAVPGPRGAVVLVRTAAKGA; from the coding sequence ATGACTGACACGACTGTCAAGAACGTCAAGGGCCTGCTCGGCGAGAAGCTGGGCATGACCCAGGTCTGGGACGAGGCCGGGCGCCTCGTCCCCGTCACGGTGATCAAGGCCGGCCCGTGCGTCGTCACGCAGCTGCGCGACGAGGCCACCGACGGCTACGGCGCGGTGCAGATCGCCTACGGCGACATCGACCCGCGCAAGGTCAACAAGCCCATGAAGGGCCACTTCGAGAAGGCCGGCGTGACCCCGCGCCGCTACCTCATCGAGCTGCGCACGGCCGACGCGGGCGAGTACGCCCTCGGCCAGGAGCTCAGCGCCGAGACCTTCGAGGCCGGCCAGAAGATCGACGCCTCGGCGACGACCAAGGGCAAGGGCTTCGCCGGTGTCATGAAGCGTCACGGCTTCAAGGGCGTCAGCTCCTCCCACGGTGCGCACCGCAACCACCGCAAGCCGGGCTCGATCGGCGGGTGCTCCACCCCCGGTCGCGTCTTCAAGGGCATGCGCATGGCCGGCCGCATGGGCGGCGTGCGCCAGACCACCCAGAACCTGACGATCCACGCCGTGGACGCCGACAAGGGCCTGCTGCTCGTCAAGGGTGCCGTCCCCGGCCCCCGCGGCGCGGTCGTCCTCGTCCGCACGGCCGCGAAGGGAGCCTGA
- the rpsE gene encoding 30S ribosomal protein S5, whose protein sequence is MPGPQRRGTGATGAGGNERGDRRDGRGRDGRDRRDSRDAEKSQYVERVVTINRVAKVVKGGRRFSFTALVVVGDGDGTVGVGYGKAKEVPAAIAKGVEEAKKDFFKVPRIAGTIPHPVQGEAAAGVVMLRPAAPGTGVIAGGPVRAVLECAGIHDVLSKSLGSSNAINIVHATREALKGLERPEAVAARRGLPLEDVAPAAMLRAQAAARAEKADAKAGA, encoded by the coding sequence ATGCCCGGACCCCAGCGTCGAGGCACCGGCGCCACCGGTGCCGGCGGCAACGAGCGCGGCGACCGCCGCGACGGGCGTGGCCGCGACGGCCGCGACCGCCGCGACTCGCGCGACGCCGAGAAGAGCCAGTACGTCGAGCGCGTGGTGACCATCAACCGCGTCGCCAAGGTCGTCAAGGGTGGTCGTCGCTTCAGCTTCACCGCCCTCGTCGTCGTCGGCGACGGTGACGGCACCGTCGGCGTCGGCTACGGCAAGGCCAAGGAGGTGCCCGCGGCGATCGCCAAGGGCGTCGAGGAGGCCAAGAAGGACTTCTTCAAGGTCCCGCGCATCGCCGGCACCATCCCGCACCCCGTCCAGGGTGAGGCGGCCGCCGGTGTCGTCATGCTCCGCCCCGCCGCTCCCGGTACCGGTGTCATCGCCGGTGGCCCGGTGCGCGCGGTGCTCGAGTGCGCCGGCATCCACGACGTCCTGAGCAAGTCGCTCGGCTCGTCGAACGCCATCAACATCGTCCACGCCACGCGGGAGGCCCTCAAGGGCCTCGAGCGTCCCGAGGCCGTCGCGGCCCGCCGCGGTCTGCCCCTCGAGGACGTCGCCCCCGCCGCCATGCTGCGCGCCCAGGCCGCGGCCCGGGCGGAGAAGGCCGACGCGAAGGCGGGTGCCTGA
- the rpmD gene encoding 50S ribosomal protein L30 yields MARLKVTQTRSEIGGKRNHRETLRTLGLKRIGDVVVKEDRPEIRGMVRTVTHLVAVEEVE; encoded by the coding sequence GTGGCGCGCCTGAAGGTGACCCAGACCCGTTCCGAGATCGGGGGCAAGCGCAACCACCGCGAGACGCTGCGCACCCTCGGCCTCAAGCGCATCGGCGACGTCGTGGTGAAGGAGGACCGCCCGGAGATCCGCGGCATGGTCCGCACCGTCACCCACCTCGTCGCCGTCGAGGAGGTTGAGTGA
- a CDS encoding type Z 30S ribosomal protein S14, with translation MAKTALINKANAKPKFKVRAYTRCQRCGRPHSVYRKFGLCRICLREMAHRGELPGVTKSSW, from the coding sequence ATGGCCAAGACCGCTCTGATCAACAAGGCGAACGCCAAGCCGAAGTTCAAGGTCCGCGCCTACACGCGCTGCCAGCGCTGCGGCCGCCCGCACTCGGTCTACCGCAAGTTCGGCCTGTGCCGGATCTGCCTGCGCGAGATGGCCCACCGGGGCGAGCTGCCCGGCGTGACCAAGAGCTCCTGGTAA
- the rplF gene encoding 50S ribosomal protein L6, whose amino-acid sequence MSRIGRLPVTVPTGVDVTIDGQAVTVKGPKGELALAVPQPIAVGRGEDGVVEVTRPDDERASRSLHGLTRSLINNMVVGVTAGYEKKMEIHGTGYRVVAKGSNLEFSLGYSHSITVEPPQGISFTVENPTRFTVAGIDKQQVGEVAANIRKLRKPDPYKGKGVRYAGEHIRRKVGKAGK is encoded by the coding sequence ATGTCGCGAATCGGACGACTTCCCGTCACCGTCCCCACCGGGGTCGACGTGACCATCGACGGCCAGGCCGTCACCGTCAAGGGCCCCAAGGGCGAGCTCGCCCTCGCGGTCCCGCAGCCCATCGCCGTCGGCCGCGGCGAGGACGGCGTCGTCGAGGTCACCCGCCCCGACGACGAGCGCGCCTCGCGCTCGCTGCACGGCCTCACCCGCTCGCTGATCAACAACATGGTGGTCGGCGTGACGGCGGGCTACGAGAAGAAGATGGAGATCCACGGCACGGGTTACCGCGTGGTCGCCAAGGGCAGCAACCTCGAGTTCTCCCTGGGCTACAGCCACTCGATCACCGTCGAGCCGCCCCAGGGCATCTCCTTCACCGTCGAGAACCCCACCCGCTTCACGGTGGCGGGGATCGACAAGCAGCAGGTCGGCGAGGTGGCCGCCAACATCCGCAAGCTGCGCAAGCCGGACCCGTACAAGGGCAAGGGCGTGCGCTACGCGGGCGAGCACATCCGTCGCAAGGTCGGAAAGGCCGGTAAGTAA
- the rplX gene encoding 50S ribosomal protein L24, which yields MATTKPKMKIKKGDLVQVISGRSQKNGGDRGKQGKVIAVYPETQRVLVEGVGRVTKHVKSGATDRGTRTGGLVHTEAPIHVSNVAVVDPETKKPTRVRTRVEDVERDGRTKARRTRVAVRSGKDL from the coding sequence ATGGCGACCACGAAGCCGAAGATGAAGATCAAGAAGGGCGACCTCGTCCAGGTGATCTCCGGCCGCAGCCAGAAGAACGGCGGCGACCGGGGCAAGCAGGGCAAGGTCATCGCCGTCTACCCCGAGACCCAGCGCGTCCTCGTCGAGGGCGTCGGCCGGGTGACCAAGCACGTCAAGTCCGGGGCCACCGACCGTGGCACCCGCACCGGCGGCCTGGTCCACACCGAGGCGCCGATCCACGTGAGCAACGTGGCCGTCGTCGACCCCGAGACCAAGAAGCCGACCCGCGTCAGGACGCGTGTGGAGGATGTCGAGCGCGACGGGCGCACCAAGGCCCGCCGTACCCGCGTCGCCGTGCGCTCCGGGAAGGACCTGTGA
- the rplR gene encoding 50S ribosomal protein L18: protein MAGKSIVKRGTSKAAARVRRQVRGRKKIAGTTERPRLVVSRSTRHLFVQVVDDTVGKTLASASTMEADLRALEGDKTAKARRVGELVAERAKQAGVESVVFDRAGNKYHGRVAAIAEGAREGGLAL from the coding sequence ATGGCAGGCAAGAGCATCGTCAAGCGCGGCACGAGCAAGGCCGCGGCGCGCGTGCGCCGCCAGGTCCGTGGCCGCAAGAAGATCGCCGGCACGACCGAGCGCCCCCGCCTGGTGGTGTCGCGCAGCACCCGCCACCTGTTCGTCCAGGTCGTCGACGACACCGTCGGCAAGACGCTCGCGTCGGCCTCGACGATGGAGGCGGACCTGCGCGCCCTCGAGGGCGACAAGACCGCCAAGGCCCGCCGGGTCGGCGAGCTCGTCGCCGAGCGCGCGAAGCAGGCCGGCGTCGAGTCGGTCGTCTTCGACCGTGCCGGCAACAAGTACCACGGCCGGGTGGCCGCCATCGCCGAGGGCGCCCGCGAGGGCGGTCTGGCGCTGTGA